Proteins found in one Acidobacteriota bacterium genomic segment:
- the hpnE gene encoding hydroxysqualene dehydroxylase HpnE, with product MAKRVIIIGGGFAGLAAGVRLSERGFEVVIVERRNHLGGRAYSFRDPTTGDIVDNGQHLFMGCYHHTIAFLKKLGTLEKLKFQERTRVDFLDAKNGLDSFACPKLPAPLHVLAGLFKLKGLTIGDKLRAFNLSSTLRGKATTNGALTVAEWLKKLKQSANISKRFWTPLVVATLNESPDVASAKMLIKVLQEAFGGGRAASAIGISSVGLSDLYTQDAKHFIESRGGKIQVLARAHKILIRDDQVVGVELTGGEIINADYVISAVPPNVLFEMLDDDLREKHFAYLAKLKSSAIVSINLWFDRPLTDRQFIGLIGTETQWLFNKDAIALTTKPSNHLALIISAANQYTNWTKHQLVEMAMRDLQALIPQSHEAKLLHATIVKEREATIAHTVESDRLRPDAQTPIANFFLAGDWTNTGFPATIESAVLSGNTAAQLIV from the coding sequence TTGGCAAAGCGCGTCATCATCATTGGAGGCGGTTTTGCAGGACTTGCAGCGGGCGTTCGGCTCAGCGAACGCGGCTTCGAGGTAGTGATTGTCGAACGTCGCAATCACCTTGGCGGGCGCGCTTATTCTTTCCGAGACCCAACGACCGGCGACATCGTTGATAATGGACAGCACCTGTTTATGGGCTGTTACCATCACACCATCGCTTTCTTAAAAAAGCTCGGCACCCTCGAAAAATTAAAATTTCAAGAGCGCACGCGGGTCGATTTTCTCGATGCCAAAAACGGACTTGATTCGTTTGCGTGCCCAAAGCTTCCTGCGCCGCTTCACGTGCTCGCAGGGTTATTCAAACTGAAAGGTTTAACGATTGGCGATAAATTGCGCGCCTTCAATTTAAGCAGCACGCTGCGCGGCAAAGCGACAACAAACGGCGCATTGACGGTTGCCGAGTGGTTAAAAAAGCTCAAGCAGTCCGCCAATATCAGCAAGCGTTTCTGGACGCCTTTAGTCGTCGCGACGTTGAATGAAAGCCCCGATGTCGCTTCGGCAAAAATGTTGATTAAGGTTTTGCAAGAGGCGTTTGGCGGCGGGCGCGCGGCTTCGGCAATCGGCATTTCAAGCGTGGGACTGAGCGACCTCTACACGCAAGACGCCAAACATTTCATCGAATCACGCGGCGGCAAAATCCAAGTGCTTGCTCGCGCGCATAAAATTTTAATTCGGGATGATCAAGTTGTAGGCGTTGAATTAACCGGCGGTGAAATCATCAACGCCGATTATGTCATCAGCGCCGTGCCGCCCAATGTCTTGTTTGAAATGCTCGATGATGATTTACGGGAAAAGCATTTCGCCTATCTCGCGAAATTAAAGTCCTCGGCAATCGTTTCAATCAATCTGTGGTTCGATAGACCGCTCACCGACCGTCAATTCATCGGCTTGATTGGCACCGAGACTCAATGGCTCTTTAATAAAGACGCGATTGCTTTGACGACCAAACCTTCCAATCATCTGGCATTGATTATCAGCGCCGCCAATCAATATACCAACTGGACGAAACATCAACTGGTTGAAATGGCGATGCGGGATTTGCAGGCGCTCATCCCGCAAAGCCATGAAGCCAAATTGTTGCATGCGACGATTGTGAAAGAGCGCGAAGCGACCATCGCTCACACCGTCGAAAGCGATAGGCTCAGACCCGATGCGCAAACCCCGATTGCGAATTTTTTCTTAGCCGGTGACTGGACGAACACCGGCTTTCCGGCAACCATCGAAAGCGCCGTGCTCAGCGGCAACACGGCTGCGCAATTGATTGTTTAA
- the hpnD gene encoding presqualene diphosphate synthase HpnD: MPTESAFSKVISAPTRLVKATGSNFYYSFLFLPTKKRRAITTVYKFCRILDDIVDNDKTGRDPLGELTHWREEIAACFRGFPNTEFGEELSEVIDDFDIPEQPFIDLIEGMEMDLEWTSYQSFADLREYCYRVASAVGLICIEIFGYDSPGTREYAVNLGLALQLTNILRDLKEDAERGRIYIPLEDMERFGYSEQDLKANRYNAPFIELMKYEHRRAEYYFNRAASSLPEQDRQTMFAAEIMGAIYREILNKIQAVEYNVFHNRVSLSKFRRLEIALQVWFKNKFKR, encoded by the coding sequence ATGCCAACCGAATCCGCCTTTTCAAAAGTCATCAGCGCGCCGACTCGTCTTGTGAAAGCCACCGGCTCGAATTTTTATTATTCGTTCCTGTTCCTGCCTACAAAAAAACGCCGGGCAATCACCACCGTCTATAAATTCTGCCGCATCCTCGATGACATTGTGGATAACGACAAAACCGGACGCGATCCTTTAGGCGAATTAACTCACTGGCGCGAAGAGATTGCCGCTTGTTTCCGAGGCTTCCCGAATACCGAGTTCGGTGAAGAACTCTCTGAAGTCATCGATGATTTCGATATTCCCGAACAACCCTTCATTGATTTAATCGAAGGCATGGAGATGGATTTAGAGTGGACGAGCTATCAGAGCTTTGCAGACCTGCGCGAATATTGTTATCGCGTGGCGTCGGCGGTCGGGCTGATCTGTATTGAAATTTTCGGCTACGATTCGCCGGGCACACGCGAATACGCGGTCAATTTAGGTCTGGCTTTGCAACTGACGAATATCCTGCGCGATTTAAAAGAGGATGCAGAGCGCGGGCGCATCTACATTCCGCTCGAAGACATGGAGCGTTTCGGTTACAGCGAACAGGATTTGAAAGCCAATCGTTACAATGCGCCATTTATCGAACTCATGAAATACGAACACCGACGCGCCGAATATTATTTCAACCGCGCCGCGAGTTCCCTGCCCGAACAAGACCGCCAGACGATGTTTGCCGCCGAAATCATGGGCGCGATTTACCGGGAAATTCTCAACAAAATTCAGGCGGTCGAGTACAACGTCTTTCACAATCGCGTCAGTCTTTCAAAATTCCGCCGCCTGGAAATCGCTTTGCAGGTCTGGTTCAAAAATAAATTCAAGAGGTAA
- the hpnC gene encoding squalene synthase HpnC, producing the protein MSAVFRAVFYRHDTQVALTVSVCFFYNPPFKPTPMTTSIRQNRIALATAIDAPRLKTKTWSLDEAYDYCEKLARSHYENFPVGSVLVPKPLRKYFYSIYAFARIADDFADEGYEENYSAAARLELIEEWRVMLGEAFAGRAWHPVFVALADTQKQFALPLTLFEDLLSAFAQDVEKRRYQTFTELADYCRRSANPIGRLILLLFGYRDARLHEMSDAICTGLQLANHWQDVAIDLGKDRVYLPEADLRRFGLSYEGLNTRTLSKEFCELMQFEITRARELFNEGKALCTTVTGRLGIELRVVWLGGTKILKAIEENGYDVFRFRPMITKRDKLQILIKALRKEAFKRD; encoded by the coding sequence TTGTCTGCGGTTTTTCGCGCGGTCTTCTATCGTCACGACACCCAAGTTGCCCTGACAGTATCGGTGTGTTTCTTTTATAATCCACCCTTTAAACCAACACCCATGACAACCTCAATCCGGCAAAACCGAATCGCGCTGGCAACCGCTATTGACGCGCCACGCCTCAAAACCAAAACCTGGTCGCTTGATGAAGCTTACGATTACTGCGAAAAATTAGCCCGTTCGCATTATGAAAATTTTCCTGTCGGTTCGGTGCTTGTCCCCAAACCCTTGCGGAAATATTTTTATTCGATTTACGCTTTTGCGCGCATTGCCGATGATTTTGCCGACGAAGGTTACGAAGAAAATTATAGCGCGGCGGCGCGACTCGAATTAATCGAAGAATGGCGCGTGATGTTGGGTGAAGCATTTGCGGGTCGCGCCTGGCATCCGGTGTTTGTGGCGCTTGCCGATACCCAAAAACAATTTGCTTTGCCACTCACGCTGTTTGAAGATTTGCTTTCCGCTTTTGCGCAGGATGTCGAAAAACGCCGCTATCAAACGTTCACGGAACTTGCGGATTATTGTCGCCGCTCGGCAAACCCTATCGGGCGTTTGATTCTCCTGCTTTTCGGTTATCGCGATGCGAGGTTGCACGAAATGTCTGATGCCATCTGCACCGGCTTGCAACTCGCCAATCACTGGCAGGACGTGGCAATTGATTTAGGCAAAGACCGCGTCTATCTGCCCGAAGCGGATTTGCGTCGATTCGGTTTAAGCTATGAGGGCTTAAACACCCGGACGCTCTCAAAAGAATTTTGTGAGTTGATGCAGTTTGAAATCACCCGTGCCCGCGAATTGTTCAATGAAGGCAAAGCCTTATGCACAACCGTCACCGGAAGACTCGGCATTGAACTTCGCGTCGTCTGGCTGGGCGGCACAAAAATCTTGAAGGCTATCGAAGAAAACGGTTACGATGTGTTTCGCTTTAGACCGATGATTACGAAACGCGACAAATTACAAATCCTCATCAAAGCCTTGCGCAAGGAGGCGTTCAAACGCGACTGA
- a CDS encoding CarD family transcriptional regulator translates to MNFKIGEKVVYPNHGIGVIENITSTEIGGINNSFYLLRLKATESTVMVPIKNASDIGLRSPIKAVQCDKLLQALSEDFSSPPVDWKDRYKEFTEKMKTGDIFHVAEVLKTLTYLNHLKPLSFREKRMLERARYLVVSELATVCRKTDCTVEAQVDEALGRCCAKHTTVIGTAKPGVRNLRAATVH, encoded by the coding sequence GTGAACTTCAAAATAGGAGAAAAGGTTGTATATCCAAATCATGGAATTGGTGTAATCGAAAACATCACCTCTACGGAAATCGGTGGAATCAATAACAGTTTCTACCTGCTGAGACTGAAAGCGACCGAATCGACCGTCATGGTTCCCATCAAAAACGCTTCGGACATCGGTCTCCGCTCTCCCATCAAAGCCGTCCAATGCGATAAACTCCTACAAGCACTTTCAGAAGATTTCAGCAGTCCCCCGGTTGATTGGAAAGACCGCTACAAAGAATTCACAGAAAAGATGAAAACCGGCGATATTTTTCATGTTGCCGAAGTTTTGAAAACCCTTACCTATCTCAATCACCTGAAACCGCTCTCGTTTCGCGAAAAACGCATGCTTGAAAGAGCGCGTTATCTGGTGGTCAGCGAACTGGCGACCGTTTGTCGCAAAACCGATTGCACAGTCGAAGCCCAGGTTGATGAAGCCCTGGGGCGCTGCTGCGCCAAACACACCACGGTAATTGGCACCGCCAAACCGGGGGTGAGAAATTTACGAGCCGCAACGGTTCACTAA
- a CDS encoding trypsin-like peptidase domain-containing protein, whose translation MINEKPNSNEEPNHTRFEQLVVTRYNRIILILVAVCCLSIGIAVGAVVHGIAGATDNRLTISNATFTPDSLSASFARVAAQVEPSVVHIKVAYTEANYGREGQGSGVIVNSQGYILTNEHVVKNAVRLRVRLSDGTEYQAKVVGQDPETDLAVIKIESRASLPVAKIGDSDRLAVGEWVLAIGSPLGLEQTVTAGIVSAKDRIAERNQSAFQQFIQTDAAINPGNSGGPLVNLAGEVIGINTQIITNNPNIDRYIGISLSIPTSTAVDVYNQLVANGRVRRAFLGIVPKDISSQIARINRLPDNQGVLVERPTDDASPAARAGLTGGDVIVSVNNQKVKNFREVIRLIAAQPIGSTANIAYVRGGKNMTAQVKLEERTTNAPVATPPLFDPRNPKGLSPAVPKIVPGETTSGKPKFQPSLGLNVKFLTGELARQFGMEGLRGVYVAGVDPAGVANLGGVMTDDVISEINYLMVRSLEDYQLLTSQLKSGDDVVLKIYRRDTKSLVRVSYIISFTMP comes from the coding sequence ATGATTAACGAAAAGCCGAACAGCAACGAAGAACCAAACCATACGCGATTTGAACAACTGGTAGTCACGCGCTACAACCGCATCATTTTAATTTTGGTCGCGGTGTGTTGTTTATCCATCGGCATTGCCGTGGGCGCAGTGGTTCACGGTATCGCCGGGGCAACCGATAATCGCTTGACCATCAGCAATGCAACCTTCACGCCCGATTCCCTGTCGGCTTCGTTTGCCCGAGTAGCGGCGCAGGTTGAACCTTCTGTGGTTCATATCAAAGTCGCTTACACCGAAGCCAACTACGGACGCGAGGGGCAGGGTTCAGGGGTGATTGTCAATTCGCAAGGTTACATCTTGACCAATGAACATGTGGTCAAAAATGCTGTGCGATTGCGCGTGAGGTTGTCGGATGGCACGGAGTACCAAGCCAAAGTTGTCGGGCAAGACCCGGAAACCGATCTGGCGGTGATTAAAATCGAGTCGCGCGCTTCGCTTCCGGTCGCTAAAATTGGTGATTCGGATAGATTAGCGGTTGGCGAATGGGTGCTCGCCATTGGTTCACCACTAGGACTCGAACAGACCGTGACTGCGGGTATTGTCAGCGCCAAAGACCGCATTGCCGAACGCAATCAATCGGCGTTCCAGCAATTCATTCAAACCGACGCCGCCATTAATCCGGGCAATTCCGGCGGTCCCTTAGTCAATCTCGCGGGTGAAGTCATCGGCATCAATACACAAATCATCACCAACAATCCGAACATTGATCGTTACATCGGCATCAGCTTGTCGATTCCGACCTCGACGGCAGTCGATGTTTACAATCAACTGGTCGCCAATGGTCGAGTCCGGCGGGCGTTTTTAGGTATCGTACCCAAAGATATTTCGTCGCAAATTGCCCGCATCAATCGGCTGCCTGATAACCAAGGCGTGCTGGTTGAACGACCGACGGATGATGCGAGTCCAGCGGCGCGCGCGGGACTAACCGGCGGCGATGTGATTGTCAGCGTCAACAATCAGAAGGTGAAAAATTTTCGCGAAGTGATTCGTTTGATTGCCGCGCAACCCATCGGTTCAACCGCCAATATCGCTTATGTGCGCGGCGGCAAAAATATGACGGCGCAAGTCAAACTCGAAGAGCGTACCACCAATGCTCCGGTTGCAACGCCACCCCTGTTTGACCCGCGAAACCCCAAAGGGCTTTCCCCTGCCGTCCCTAAAATCGTTCCGGGAGAAACCACTTCCGGGAAACCAAAATTCCAACCCTCACTCGGTCTGAATGTGAAATTTTTGACCGGCGAACTCGCCAGACAATTCGGCATGGAAGGGCTGCGCGGCGTTTATGTCGCAGGCGTTGACCCGGCGGGTGTCGCCAATCTGGGCGGGGTGATGACCGATGATGTCATCAGTGAAATCAATTACCTGATGGTGCGCTCGCTCGAAGATTATCAATTGCTCACCAGTCAATTAAAGAGCGGCGATGATGTGGTGTTGAAAATTTATCGCCGCGATACCAAATCACTGGTGCGCGTCTCTTACATCATTTCGTTTACCATGCCCTAA
- a CDS encoding carboxymuconolactone decarboxylase family protein: MTHYYNENDLQQFKEMSKLSPEEFTAWLNLDNIVSREDGKIPRKYRELIALAVAFTTQCPYCIEAHTKAAKRAGVSREELSETAFLAAALRAGGAATHGAMALRLFNQE; encoded by the coding sequence ATGACTCATTATTATAATGAAAACGATCTGCAACAGTTCAAGGAGATGTCCAAGTTGTCTCCCGAAGAATTTACTGCCTGGCTGAATCTGGACAACATTGTCAGCAGAGAAGACGGGAAGATTCCGAGAAAGTACCGCGAACTCATCGCCCTCGCCGTGGCATTCACAACTCAGTGCCCCTACTGTATCGAAGCACATACGAAAGCGGCGAAACGCGCAGGCGTAAGCCGTGAAGAGTTATCGGAAACCGCCTTTTTGGCGGCGGCGTTACGCGCTGGCGGAGCAGCCACCCACGGCGCGATGGCGTTGAGACTCTTTAATCAGGAATAA
- a CDS encoding EthD family reductase, with protein sequence MVRISVFYPNEPGSRFDMDYYIETHIPLAIDLLSTHPGFKGVSVDKGLGCAPPGSEAAYVAICHFLFESVEAFMAAFTPHATALQGDMPYYTDVIPVIQINEILISK encoded by the coding sequence ATGGTCAGAATCAGTGTCTTTTACCCGAACGAGCCGGGTTCCCGCTTTGATATGGACTACTACATCGAGACGCATATTCCTCTGGCAATAGACCTGCTGAGCACCCATCCAGGCTTTAAAGGCGTCTCGGTTGACAAGGGACTTGGCTGCGCCCCTCCCGGTTCGGAAGCGGCATATGTTGCCATATGCCATTTTTTGTTTGAGTCAGTCGAGGCATTCATGGCGGCTTTTACGCCACATGCCACGGCATTGCAGGGCGATATGCCTTACTACACCGATGTAATACCCGTGATTCAGATTAATGAAATACTCATCTCAAAGTGA